From one Pecten maximus chromosome 8, xPecMax1.1, whole genome shotgun sequence genomic stretch:
- the LOC117333130 gene encoding cytochrome P450 4F3-like: MITMDLSMLILCTILLIFLLWKGSAIVRTHRTNSALFSSRQVLSIGKRHPIFGHLHLMPDFTEYLRLVDKGIQDTGKKISGFWIMFFYPIFSLCHPETAKVILKTAEPKPVQTGGGYFAFLPWLGNGLLVSSGRHWDRNRRLLNPAFHLNVLKPYVVTFNKVFDKFLTKMEKAASDGKGVEVSEPAGMATLDTVLRCAFSFDEDIQEAGSRHPYVDSVQNIVTLAGARMLKPWLYPELFFRLSADGRNFFRHVKYVHDFDEKVIQQRRQSMAVDASTKTKGRLDFLDILLTARDDNDTGLTDREIRDEVDTFLFGGHDTTAAAISWTMYLCSKHPEEQQKLYDEVQRVVGEKPQVEWSDIQEMSRLSLFLKESLRMYAPACAVARITTKEHIVDGLTLPANTEVNILIDSINHREDIWKDPETFRPDRFEDSDRDPYSFVPFSAGPRNCIGQNFAMTELKVAISKIIKRFRILPDLDHETIPRKEAVLRSKSGVWVKLEKRHQS; encoded by the exons ATGATCACAATGGACCTCTCTATGCTGATACTTTGCACTATACTGCTCATATTTCTGTTGTGGAAAGGCAGTGCTATAGTCAGAACGCATCGGACGAATAGCGCTCTATTTTCATCTAGGCAAGTTTTGTCGATTGGAAAGCGTCACCCGATCTTTGGACATCTTCATCTG ATGCCAGATTTTACGGAGTACTTACGCCTTGTGGACAAAGGTATCCAGGATACCGGGAAGAAGATATCCGGATTCTGGATAATGTTTTTCTACCCTATATTTTCCTTATGCCATCCTGAGACCGCTAAGGTTATTCTGAAGACAGCTGAACCCAAACCCGTGCAGACCGGAGGTGGTTACTTTGCATTTCTGCCTTGGCTAG GAAACGGTTTATTGGTTAGCTCTGGCAGACATTGGGACAGAAATCGACGTCTTTTAAACCCAGCCTTCCATTTGAATGTCCTCAAGCCATATGTCGTCACTTTCAACAAAGTATTTGATAAGTTTTTG ACAAAAATGGAAAAAGCGGCAAGCGACGGCAAAGGTGTTGAGGTTAGTGAACCTGCGGGCATGGCTACTCTTGATACCGTACTGAGATGTGCGTTTTCATTTGATGAAGATATACAGGAAGCAGG GTCGAGGCATCCGTATGTAGATTCTGTCCAGAACATAGTGACTCTAGCGGGCGCTAGGATGTT AAAACCATGGCTTTATCCGGAATTATTCTTTCGGCTATCTGCTGATGGAAGGAACTTTTTCCGTCATGTAAAATACGTACACGACTTTGATGAAAAGGTCATCCAACAGCGACGACAATCCATG GCGGTAGATGCATCCACGAAGACCAAGGGTCGACTGGATTTCCTTGACATTCTTCTTACCGCCCGAGATGACAACGATACAGGACTGACCGACCGTGAGATCAGGGACGAAGTCGACACCTTCCTCTTCGGTG GTCATGACACCACTGCGGCGGCTATCAGCTGGACAATGTATTTATGCTCGAAACATCCAGAGGAACAGCAGAAGCTATACGATGAAGTACAGCGAGTAGTAGGAGAAAAGCCGCAGGTGGAATG GTCAGATATTCAGGAGATGTCCAGATTGTCACTGTTTCTGAAGGAATCGTTACGGATGTATGCACCTGCTTGTGCGGTTGCTAGAATCACAACAAAGGAACATATAGTGGATGGATTGACGCTCCCTGCAAACACTGAAGTGAACATCCTCATCGATTCTATCAACCATCGTGAGGACATATGGAAGGATCCCGAA ACATTTCGGCCTGACAGATTTGAAGATTCTGATAGAGATCCATACAGTTTTGTGCCATTCTCTGCTGGTCCTAG AAACTGCATAGGCCAAAACTTTGCCATGACCGAACTAAAGGTGGCTATTTCGAAGATCATTAAACG ATTCAGGATTCTGCCTGATCTTGATCATGAGACTATTCCGCGTAAGGAAGCCGTTCTTCGCTCCAAAAGCGGCGTATGGGTGAAACTGGAAAAGCGTCATCAAAGCTAA